In Xanthomonas sp. SI, the following are encoded in one genomic region:
- a CDS encoding sigma-54-dependent Fis family transcriptional regulator: protein MSELTVANLLQATAGPSSAAEAESALLARMRRFRQIEPLPPALARSWQRCMDEHGLSPDAPPSPMVHDGNGLRERQQRLEEVLRIAKVEMENLYEQIAGGGYAVVFADAEATLLHSVQDPALLREFRETGLFCGASWAERYQGTNGIGTCAVERSALGVHRGEHYLVRHLPLSCSGAPILDPHGQLLAVLDASTPDARDTKLVQRHTSALVRMSAAQIARSYFLEQYRHAWILRFHSRPEFAGLLHEALMAIGADGCVLAVNEAALEQLGKGDRSLLVGRDISQVMQLDFDTVEQRARNDASTLWSIRCACHGRRFFALAQPPRRDAAAGRARAASADSGEAAYSREHVGSDPRMRHNLDNALKLAAHRVSILLCGATGTGKEEFAKAVHRGSPWAARSFVAVNCAAIPEALIESELFGYARGAFTDAAREGRHGKLLQASGGTLFLDEIGDMPLPLQTRLLRVLEEQSVTPLGSDRAMPLELHVISASHRDLMQMVAAGEFREDLYYRLNGVVLHLPPLRERSDKAELIRTLLREESGEHHVRISEDALHKLLSYAWPGNLRQLRNVLRTAAVLCADGMIRISNLPQEIVDADSGPCLVNGDAVAADDMPGRVALDSAERSVLQQQLERHRWNVSRTADALGISRNTLYRKLRKHGLATA, encoded by the coding sequence GTGTCGGAGCTGACTGTCGCCAACCTCCTGCAGGCCACGGCTGGGCCGTCGTCCGCTGCCGAGGCGGAATCCGCGTTGCTGGCGCGGATGCGCCGTTTCCGCCAGATCGAACCGCTGCCGCCGGCGCTGGCGCGCTCGTGGCAGCGCTGCATGGACGAGCACGGGCTGAGTCCGGACGCCCCCCCTTCGCCGATGGTCCACGACGGCAACGGGCTGCGCGAGCGCCAGCAGCGGCTCGAGGAAGTGCTGCGCATCGCCAAGGTGGAGATGGAGAACCTCTACGAGCAGATCGCCGGCGGCGGCTACGCGGTGGTGTTCGCCGACGCCGAGGCGACCTTGCTGCACAGCGTGCAGGACCCGGCGCTGCTGCGCGAATTCCGCGAGACCGGGCTGTTCTGCGGTGCCAGCTGGGCCGAGCGCTACCAGGGCACCAACGGCATCGGCACCTGCGCGGTGGAGCGCAGCGCGCTCGGCGTGCACCGCGGCGAGCACTACCTGGTCCGGCATCTGCCGCTGTCGTGCAGCGGCGCGCCGATCCTCGACCCGCACGGACAATTGCTGGCGGTGCTGGATGCGTCCACGCCGGACGCGCGCGACACCAAGCTGGTGCAGCGCCATACCAGTGCGCTGGTGCGCATGTCGGCGGCGCAGATCGCACGTTCGTATTTCCTGGAGCAGTACCGGCATGCGTGGATCCTGCGCTTCCACAGCCGCCCGGAGTTCGCCGGCCTGCTGCACGAGGCGCTGATGGCGATCGGCGCCGACGGCTGCGTGCTGGCCGTCAACGAGGCGGCGCTGGAACAGCTCGGCAAGGGCGACCGCAGCCTGCTGGTCGGGCGCGACATCTCGCAGGTGATGCAGCTGGACTTCGACACCGTGGAGCAGCGCGCGCGCAACGACGCCAGCACGCTGTGGTCGATCCGCTGCGCCTGCCACGGACGGCGCTTCTTCGCCCTGGCGCAGCCGCCGCGCCGCGACGCGGCCGCCGGCCGCGCGCGCGCCGCCAGCGCCGACAGCGGCGAGGCGGCCTATTCCCGCGAACACGTCGGCTCCGATCCGCGCATGCGCCACAACCTGGACAACGCGTTGAAGCTGGCCGCGCATCGCGTGTCGATCCTGCTGTGCGGCGCCACCGGCACCGGCAAGGAAGAGTTCGCCAAGGCGGTGCACCGCGGCTCGCCGTGGGCGGCGCGATCGTTCGTGGCGGTGAACTGCGCGGCGATTCCCGAGGCGCTGATCGAGAGCGAACTGTTCGGCTACGCGCGCGGCGCGTTCACCGATGCGGCGCGCGAAGGCCGCCACGGCAAGCTGCTGCAGGCCAGCGGCGGCACCCTGTTCCTGGACGAGATCGGCGACATGCCGCTGCCGCTGCAGACGCGGCTGCTGCGCGTGCTGGAAGAACAGAGTGTGACCCCGCTGGGCAGCGACCGGGCGATGCCGCTGGAACTGCACGTGATCAGCGCCAGCCACCGCGACCTGATGCAGATGGTGGCCGCAGGCGAGTTCCGCGAGGACCTGTACTACCGCCTCAACGGCGTGGTGCTGCACCTGCCGCCGCTGCGCGAGCGCAGCGACAAGGCCGAACTGATCCGCACCCTGCTGCGCGAGGAGAGCGGCGAGCACCACGTGCGCATCAGCGAAGACGCGCTGCACAAGCTGCTCAGCTACGCCTGGCCGGGCAACCTGCGGCAACTGCGCAACGTGCTGCGCACCGCCGCGGTGCTGTGCGCAGACGGCATGATCCGCATCTCCAACCTGCCGCAGGAAATCGTCGACGCCGACAGCGGCCCGTGCCTGGTCAACGGCGATGCGGTCGCCGCCGACGACATGCCCGGCCGCGTAGCCTTGGACAGCGCCGAACGCAGCGTGCTGCAACAGCAGCTGGAACGGCATCGCTGGAACGTCAGCCGCACCGCCGACGCGCTCGGCATCAGCCGCAACACCCTGTACCGCAAGCTGCGCAAGCATGGGTTGGCGACGGCCTGA
- a CDS encoding TonB-dependent receptor translates to MALAAAPAAAQTTVNAGDAQITALDRVEVTATPIPGTLIDADHLPYTVQTANADDIARSQAGNLTDFMLRQMNGVDTNEVQGSPFQTDLTFRGFRASALPGASQGVSVYLDGVRMNEPFADIVSWDMMPEAAIRSVALMPGSNPLFGPNTLGGALAFTTQSGLTAPGLRADLSFGSGARKRLDASYGYAGRDGLHAFVAVTGFDEDGWRDASEGRLGTVFGKVGKQGDSTDWDVSLLHGRSRLIGNGLLPGSRYTDDGIESGLYEADRDAVYTSPDMTRNRNTLLTAQVDHRFDADTSLHLLAYYRDGRRDTVNGDINEDYEEFVEDCADGYAADGTPLDDDCTVSRADADALHSGVLNTTQMRQHAEGVALNFSRQAGAHALSLGATYDRNRVRYRQYAQEGFVEDDRAVVADPDEEREFFSGVSGRSSTLGVFAADTWEVSEATHVTGALRWNRVEVSNVLSTAEDGALPRERFVFAKANPSLGITQRLGGGFTAFASASQNSRAPTAIELGCADPEQPCRLPTGLQADPRLEQIVSRTYEVGARWNPSPDQAFNASLYRADNRNDILFLRAPNTQLGYFDNVDRTRYQGADLSWRASSGALRWFAAYSYLDATYRSDGELLSGERTIELHPGMRIAGLPRNTLKLGLEWQALAQLALGADLRAISRRVASGNEDGLVEDPEDGEDAVRHDLSTGGYALIDVHGTWQIADGLSLYLRVNNLFDRRYETYAAVAEDLFPDGALARPQDAAVEDGPSRFVAPGAPRQYQVGLRWRF, encoded by the coding sequence ATGGCCCTGGCCGCCGCGCCGGCCGCCGCGCAGACCACGGTCAATGCCGGCGATGCGCAGATCACCGCGCTGGACCGGGTCGAGGTCACCGCCACGCCGATTCCCGGCACCCTGATCGATGCCGACCACCTGCCGTACACGGTGCAGACCGCCAACGCCGACGACATCGCGCGCAGCCAGGCCGGCAACCTCACCGATTTCATGCTGCGGCAGATGAACGGCGTGGACACCAACGAGGTGCAGGGCAGCCCGTTCCAGACCGATCTCACCTTCCGCGGCTTCCGCGCTTCGGCGTTGCCGGGTGCCTCGCAGGGCGTGTCGGTGTACTTGGACGGGGTGCGCATGAACGAGCCGTTCGCCGACATCGTCAGCTGGGACATGATGCCGGAGGCGGCGATCCGCAGCGTCGCGCTGATGCCCGGCTCCAACCCGCTGTTCGGGCCGAACACGCTCGGCGGCGCGCTGGCGTTCACCACCCAATCCGGCCTGACCGCGCCGGGCCTGCGCGCGGATCTGTCGTTCGGCAGCGGCGCGCGCAAGCGCCTGGATGCCTCCTACGGCTACGCCGGCCGCGATGGCCTGCACGCCTTCGTCGCGGTCACCGGCTTCGACGAGGACGGCTGGCGCGATGCCTCCGAAGGCCGCCTCGGTACCGTGTTCGGCAAAGTGGGCAAGCAAGGCGACAGCACCGACTGGGACGTGTCGCTGCTGCATGGGCGCAGCCGCCTGATCGGCAACGGCCTGCTGCCCGGCAGCCGCTACACCGACGACGGCATCGAGTCCGGCCTGTACGAGGCCGACCGCGACGCGGTCTATACCTCGCCGGACATGACCCGCAACCGCAACACCTTGCTGACCGCGCAAGTGGACCACCGCTTCGATGCGGATACGTCGCTGCACCTGCTGGCCTACTACCGCGACGGCCGCCGCGACACCGTCAACGGCGACATCAACGAGGACTACGAGGAATTCGTCGAGGACTGCGCCGACGGCTACGCCGCCGACGGCACGCCGCTGGACGACGATTGCACCGTGTCGCGCGCCGATGCCGACGCCTTGCACAGCGGCGTGCTCAACACCACGCAGATGCGCCAGCATGCCGAGGGCGTGGCGCTGAACTTCAGCCGCCAGGCCGGCGCGCATGCGCTCAGCCTCGGCGCCACCTACGACCGCAACCGGGTGCGCTACCGGCAGTACGCACAGGAGGGCTTCGTGGAGGACGACCGCGCCGTCGTCGCCGATCCCGACGAGGAGCGCGAGTTCTTTTCCGGGGTCAGCGGCCGCAGCAGCACGCTGGGCGTGTTCGCCGCCGACACCTGGGAAGTGAGCGAGGCCACCCACGTGACCGGCGCGCTGCGTTGGAACCGGGTCGAGGTCAGCAACGTGCTGTCCACCGCCGAGGACGGCGCATTGCCGCGCGAGCGCTTCGTGTTCGCCAAGGCCAATCCGTCGCTGGGCATCACCCAGCGCCTGGGCGGCGGCTTCACCGCCTTCGCCTCGGCCTCGCAGAACAGCCGCGCGCCGACTGCGATCGAACTGGGCTGCGCCGACCCGGAACAGCCGTGCCGGCTGCCGACCGGGCTGCAGGCCGACCCGCGCCTGGAGCAGATCGTCTCGCGCACCTACGAAGTCGGCGCGCGTTGGAACCCGTCGCCGGATCAGGCCTTCAACGCCTCGCTGTACCGCGCCGACAACCGCAACGACATCCTGTTCCTGCGTGCGCCGAACACCCAGCTGGGCTACTTCGACAACGTCGATCGCACCCGCTACCAGGGCGCGGATCTGAGCTGGCGCGCCAGCAGCGGCGCGCTGCGCTGGTTCGCCGCCTACAGCTACCTGGACGCGACCTACCGCAGCGACGGCGAACTGCTGTCCGGCGAGCGCACCATCGAGCTGCATCCGGGCATGCGCATCGCCGGCCTGCCGCGCAACACGCTGAAGCTGGGCCTGGAGTGGCAGGCCCTGGCGCAGCTGGCGCTGGGTGCGGACCTGCGCGCGATCTCGCGGCGCGTGGCCAGCGGCAACGAGGACGGCCTGGTCGAGGATCCCGAGGACGGCGAAGACGCGGTGCGCCACGACCTGTCCACCGGCGGCTACGCCTTGATCGACGTGCACGGCACCTGGCAGATCGCCGACGGCCTGTCGCTGTACCTGCGCGTCAACAACCTGTTCGATCGCCGCTACGAGACCTATGCGGCGGTCGCCGAAGACCTGTTTCCGGACGGCGCGCTGGCGCGCCCGCAGGACGCCGCGGTCGAAGACGGCCCCTCCCGCTTCGTCGCCCCCGGCGCGCCGCGGCAATACCAGGTCGGTTTGCGCTGGCGGTTCTAG
- a CDS encoding S-(hydroxymethyl)glutathione dehydrogenase/class III alcohol dehydrogenase, translating into MKTRAAVAWAANQPLAIEEVDLQPPKAGEVLVRLVASGVCHSDASTLSGADPDAAFPVILGQEGAGVVEEVGIGVTSVRPGDHVIPLYMPECGVCKFCRSGRTNLCQAIRASQDRGLMPDGSSRFSLRGRPILHYMGTSTFAEYTVLPEIAVAKIHPSAPLDKVCLLGCTITTGIGAVLNTARVRPGDSVAVFGLGGIGLSVVQGAVMARAGRIIVVDINRDKFDLARALGATDCLDPKDFGAPVQQVIVDLTDGGADHSFECVGDVRAMRAALECCHKGWGESIILGVAPSAQEISTRPLQLVTGRAWRGSAFGGVKGRSELPAYAERYLAGEIRIDELISETLPLQDINRAFDAIREGRGIKSVVLY; encoded by the coding sequence ATGAAGACGCGAGCCGCGGTCGCCTGGGCGGCGAACCAACCGCTGGCCATCGAGGAAGTGGACCTGCAACCGCCCAAGGCCGGCGAGGTGCTGGTGCGCCTGGTCGCCAGCGGCGTGTGCCACAGCGACGCCAGCACCCTGTCCGGTGCCGATCCGGACGCCGCGTTCCCGGTGATCCTGGGCCAGGAAGGCGCCGGCGTGGTCGAGGAGGTCGGCATCGGCGTCACCAGCGTGCGCCCCGGCGATCATGTGATCCCGCTGTACATGCCCGAATGCGGCGTGTGCAAGTTCTGCCGCTCCGGGCGCACCAACCTGTGCCAGGCGATCCGCGCCAGCCAGGACCGCGGGCTGATGCCCGACGGCAGCAGCCGCTTCTCGCTGCGCGGGCGGCCGATCCTGCACTACATGGGCACCAGCACCTTCGCCGAGTACACCGTGCTGCCGGAGATCGCGGTGGCCAAGATCCATCCCTCCGCGCCGTTGGACAAGGTGTGCCTGCTCGGCTGCACCATCACCACCGGCATCGGCGCGGTACTCAACACCGCGCGGGTGCGGCCCGGCGACAGCGTGGCGGTGTTCGGACTCGGCGGCATCGGCCTGTCGGTGGTGCAGGGCGCGGTGATGGCGCGCGCCGGGCGCATCATCGTGGTCGACATCAACCGCGACAAGTTCGATCTGGCGCGCGCGTTGGGCGCCACCGACTGCCTGGATCCGAAGGACTTCGGCGCGCCGGTGCAGCAGGTGATCGTCGATCTCACCGACGGCGGCGCCGACCACAGTTTCGAGTGCGTCGGCGACGTGCGCGCGATGCGCGCGGCACTGGAGTGTTGCCATAAGGGCTGGGGCGAAAGCATCATCCTGGGCGTGGCGCCGAGCGCGCAGGAGATCAGCACGCGGCCGCTGCAACTGGTCACCGGCCGCGCCTGGCGCGGCAGCGCGTTCGGCGGGGTCAAGGGCCGCAGCGAACTGCCGGCCTATGCCGAGCGCTACCTGGCCGGCGAGATCCGCATCGACGAACTCATCAGCGAGACGCTGCCGCTGCAGGACATCAACCGCGCCTTCGATGCGATCCGCGAGGGCAGGGGCATCAAATCGGTCGTACTGTACTGA
- a CDS encoding beta-propeller fold lactonase family protein gives MTPGARRTLGTAALALLLAGAACQRAAAPAGAADASADAKPSATPAAALAYVPNQRAGTISVIDTGTDAVLRTLSAQGQLGKRLQQLLPGPSGHLYVIDAQGHRLLELDTVQDRVLRSVDIGENAEGIAASPDGRQFAVCVEGQNQVMLIDPASFAIGARIATQGQAPEHCVYSPDGTLLLTSNEGSNDLDVIDLKAGKSTGVIATSGHPRGMAFAPDGNTVYVAQEAASVVDVIDLVARRRVASIPAGQRTAGIAISRDGSRVYASNGGAGTVSVIDPAARASLAEIPVGQRPWNPALSADGKKLYVANGRSNSVSVIDTATMKEIKQIAVGDMPWGVVIAQ, from the coding sequence ATGACCCCAGGCGCACGCCGCACGCTGGGCACCGCTGCGCTGGCGCTGCTGCTGGCCGGTGCGGCCTGCCAGCGCGCGGCGGCGCCTGCCGGTGCGGCGGATGCGAGCGCGGATGCCAAGCCGTCCGCCACGCCGGCAGCGGCGCTGGCCTACGTGCCCAACCAACGTGCCGGCACCATCTCGGTGATCGACACCGGCACCGACGCGGTGCTGCGCACGCTGTCCGCGCAGGGCCAGCTCGGCAAGCGCCTGCAGCAGCTCCTGCCCGGACCGTCCGGGCATCTGTACGTGATCGATGCGCAAGGCCACCGGCTGCTGGAACTGGATACGGTGCAGGATCGGGTGCTGCGCAGCGTGGACATCGGCGAGAACGCCGAGGGCATCGCCGCATCGCCGGACGGCCGCCAGTTCGCGGTGTGCGTGGAAGGGCAGAACCAGGTGATGCTGATCGATCCGGCCAGCTTCGCGATCGGCGCGCGCATCGCCACTCAGGGCCAGGCGCCGGAGCACTGCGTGTACAGCCCCGACGGCACGCTGCTGCTGACCAGCAACGAAGGTTCCAACGATCTGGACGTGATCGACCTGAAGGCGGGCAAATCCACCGGCGTCATCGCCACCAGCGGCCATCCGCGCGGCATGGCGTTCGCCCCCGACGGCAACACCGTGTACGTGGCGCAGGAAGCGGCCAGCGTGGTCGATGTGATCGACCTGGTCGCGCGCCGGCGCGTGGCCAGCATTCCGGCCGGGCAGCGCACCGCCGGCATCGCCATTTCGCGCGACGGCAGCCGCGTCTACGCCTCCAACGGCGGCGCCGGCACGGTCAGCGTGATCGACCCGGCCGCGCGCGCCAGCCTGGCCGAGATCCCGGTCGGGCAGCGCCCGTGGAATCCGGCGCTCAGCGCCGACGGCAAGAAGCTGTACGTGGCCAACGGCCGCTCCAACAGCGTGAGCGTCATCGACACCGCCACCATGAAAGAGATCAAGCAGATCGCAGTGGGCGACATGCCCTGGGGTGTGGTCATCGCGCAGTGA
- a CDS encoding c-type cytochrome, with protein MRNAVVRRSVVPKLLHLSLFALTLALAACGKDAPPSAPAAAPSAAPAAAPAPSAAPVAAPAAATPPPAAVTPIPKGPPVKVTPELAAEGKKIFLSAGCSACHGGTGGGGMCPPLTNDIWVYGHDDDTLRTLISEGTAGMTAHGKVRVGHEKVVGQMPPFAPVLKDGDTEKLLAFIHSINKTAGAAP; from the coding sequence ATGCGCAATGCCGTCGTCCGCCGTTCCGTCGTCCCGAAGCTGCTGCACCTGTCCCTGTTCGCGTTGACCCTGGCCCTGGCCGCCTGCGGCAAGGATGCACCGCCTTCCGCCCCCGCTGCCGCCCCGTCGGCGGCACCTGCTGCCGCACCTGCGCCCAGCGCCGCCCCGGTCGCTGCGCCGGCCGCCGCGACCCCGCCGCCGGCCGCGGTCACCCCGATTCCGAAAGGCCCGCCGGTGAAGGTGACGCCGGAGCTCGCCGCCGAAGGCAAGAAGATCTTCCTGTCCGCCGGCTGCAGCGCCTGCCACGGCGGCACCGGCGGTGGCGGCATGTGCCCGCCGCTGACCAACGACATCTGGGTCTACGGCCACGACGACGACACGCTGCGCACGCTGATCAGCGAAGGCACCGCCGGCATGACCGCGCACGGCAAGGTCCGCGTCGGCCACGAGAAGGTGGTCGGGCAGATGCCGCCGTTCGCGCCGGTGCTCAAGGACGGCGACACCGAGAAGCTGCTGGCCTTCATCCACTCGATCAACAAGACCGCGGGCGCGGCTCCATGA
- a CDS encoding methanol/ethanol family PQQ-dependent dehydrogenase, translated as MHSHPCRTRAWTLLALATALVLAGCKKQEETAAPAAPAAAQQPAAAAPAAVADTDSEFATNAANPDNWGGIGRDFGLNRHSPLAEINRDNVKNLKMSWEMKTDATRGHEGQPLVIGSIMYMVSAYPNNVFAIDLAAQDDGGKVLWKYTPQQDERSVAVACCDTVNRGASYADGKLVFGSLSGDVIALDAKTGKEVWKQKLAYPEKGETITMAPIIADGKVIAGISGNEFGVRGRVAAYALGDGKQAWSCEATGTDKDICLGPDFNKANPQHGQLGDLGVKTFPEEGWKRGGGAAWGWYSYDPKLKLLYYGTGNPGLWSPSYRCGKTTQKECDTGEYDNKWSMTLFARKIETGEAVWGYQKTPFDQWDYDGINEPILVDLTIDGKQVPSVVQFDRNGFAYVLDRRDGTLLRAHKFVPANWAESIDMKTGRPIKVAAHSPLERGKKVEAFPSAMGGKDQQPCSVDPANSAVFFCGTNNWHMELEPQERGNTMMGLPYVFANVMMKPNEPGALGIVKAFDVVEGKSKWEIKEKFPVWSGTLVTDGGLVFYGTLDGWFRAVDKDTGKKLWEMKLPSGIIGNPIAYKANGHQYVAVFSGIGGWIGLPVAGGLDPGDPYGALGAAGLAFSNGFDKIPLGGMVHTFRIDGAGKTVTASATAAAGGAPAAAAKTAR; from the coding sequence ATGCACAGTCATCCATGTCGTACCCGTGCCTGGACGCTGCTCGCGCTGGCAACCGCGCTGGTGCTGGCGGGTTGCAAGAAGCAGGAAGAAACCGCGGCGCCGGCCGCGCCTGCCGCTGCGCAGCAACCGGCCGCTGCCGCGCCGGCCGCGGTGGCCGATACCGATAGCGAGTTCGCCACCAATGCTGCCAATCCCGACAACTGGGGCGGCATCGGGCGCGACTTCGGCCTGAACCGGCACAGCCCGCTGGCCGAGATCAACCGCGACAACGTCAAGAACCTGAAGATGTCGTGGGAGATGAAGACCGACGCCACCCGCGGCCACGAAGGTCAGCCGCTGGTGATCGGCAGCATCATGTACATGGTCAGCGCGTATCCGAACAACGTGTTCGCGATCGACCTGGCGGCGCAGGACGACGGCGGCAAGGTGCTGTGGAAATACACCCCGCAGCAGGACGAGCGCTCGGTGGCGGTAGCGTGCTGCGACACGGTCAACCGCGGTGCGTCCTATGCCGACGGCAAGCTGGTGTTCGGTAGCCTCAGCGGCGATGTGATCGCGCTCGATGCCAAGACCGGCAAGGAAGTGTGGAAGCAGAAGCTCGCCTATCCTGAAAAGGGCGAGACCATCACCATGGCGCCGATCATCGCCGACGGCAAGGTCATCGCCGGCATCAGCGGCAACGAATTCGGCGTGCGCGGCCGCGTCGCCGCGTATGCGCTGGGCGACGGCAAGCAGGCCTGGTCGTGCGAAGCGACCGGCACCGACAAGGACATCTGCCTGGGTCCGGATTTCAACAAAGCCAATCCGCAGCACGGCCAGCTCGGCGACCTGGGCGTGAAGACGTTCCCGGAGGAAGGCTGGAAGCGCGGTGGCGGCGCGGCGTGGGGCTGGTACAGCTACGACCCGAAGCTGAAACTCCTCTACTACGGCACCGGCAACCCCGGCCTGTGGAGCCCGTCGTACCGCTGCGGCAAGACCACGCAGAAGGAATGCGATACCGGCGAATACGACAACAAGTGGTCGATGACCCTGTTCGCGCGCAAGATCGAGACCGGCGAAGCGGTGTGGGGCTACCAGAAGACGCCGTTCGACCAGTGGGACTACGACGGCATCAACGAGCCGATCCTGGTCGACCTGACCATCGACGGCAAGCAGGTGCCGTCCGTGGTGCAGTTCGACCGCAACGGCTTCGCCTACGTGCTCGACCGCCGCGACGGCACCCTGCTGCGCGCGCACAAGTTCGTGCCGGCCAACTGGGCCGAGAGCATCGACATGAAGACCGGCCGCCCGATCAAGGTCGCCGCGCATTCGCCGCTGGAGCGCGGCAAGAAGGTCGAGGCGTTCCCGTCGGCGATGGGCGGCAAGGACCAGCAGCCGTGCTCGGTGGATCCGGCCAATTCGGCGGTGTTCTTCTGCGGCACCAACAACTGGCACATGGAACTGGAACCGCAGGAACGCGGCAACACCATGATGGGCCTGCCGTACGTGTTCGCCAATGTGATGATGAAGCCGAACGAGCCTGGCGCGCTGGGCATCGTCAAGGCGTTCGACGTGGTCGAAGGCAAGTCCAAGTGGGAGATCAAGGAGAAGTTCCCGGTGTGGAGCGGCACCCTGGTCACCGACGGCGGGCTGGTGTTCTACGGCACGCTCGACGGTTGGTTCCGCGCGGTGGACAAGGACACCGGCAAGAAGCTGTGGGAGATGAAGCTGCCGTCCGGCATCATCGGCAACCCGATCGCCTACAAGGCCAACGGCCACCAGTACGTGGCGGTGTTCTCCGGCATCGGCGGCTGGATCGGCCTGCCGGTCGCCGGCGGTCTGGATCCGGGCGATCCGTACGGCGCGCTGGGTGCGGCGGGTCTGGCCTTCAGCAACGGCTTCGACAAGATCCCGTTGGGCGGCATGGTGCATACCTTCCGCATCGACGGCGCCGGCAAGACCGTCACCGCCAGCGCCACCGCTGCGGCGGGTGGCGCACCGGCCGCCGCGGCCAAGACCGCGCGATGA
- a CDS encoding HAD family hydrolase translates to MGLSAEAPGARLRQVRHWVFDMDGTLTRAVHDFALIRRELKIPPQADILQHLAALPAAEGAAKHAWLLEHERVLALGAVAAPGAPALLRALHAAGCRLALLTRNAQELARVTLREIGVDELFEEVAILGRDEAPPKPHPGGLQQLAAHWGVAPHSLAMIGDHEYDLQCGRHAGATTVLLHADNLWPALADLHFADCAALLEWWRGSAE, encoded by the coding sequence ATGGGATTGAGCGCGGAGGCACCCGGCGCGCGCCTGCGCCAGGTGCGGCACTGGGTGTTCGACATGGACGGCACGCTGACCCGTGCGGTGCACGATTTCGCGCTGATCCGCCGCGAGCTGAAGATTCCGCCGCAGGCCGACATCCTGCAGCATCTGGCCGCGCTGCCGGCCGCGGAGGGCGCGGCCAAGCACGCGTGGCTGCTCGAGCACGAACGCGTGTTGGCCTTGGGCGCGGTCGCTGCGCCCGGTGCGCCGGCGCTGCTGCGCGCGCTGCATGCGGCCGGTTGCCGGCTGGCGCTGTTGACCCGCAATGCGCAGGAGCTGGCGCGGGTAACATTGCGCGAGATCGGGGTCGATGAGCTGTTCGAGGAGGTCGCCATCCTCGGCCGCGACGAGGCGCCGCCCAAGCCGCATCCTGGCGGTCTGCAGCAGTTGGCTGCGCACTGGGGCGTGGCGCCGCATTCGCTGGCAATGATCGGCGATCACGAATACGACCTGCAGTGCGGGCGCCATGCCGGTGCGACGACGGTGCTGCTGCATGCGGACAATCTCTGGCCGGCGCTGGCCGATTTGCACTTCGCCGATTGCGCGGCGCTGCTGGAATGGTGGCGGGGCTCGGCCGAGTAG
- a CDS encoding alpha/beta hydrolase, protein MLLLTLLLLLAFAALAVGLALLVGAVLVLRSKPVLLVRLESLRLRWGSGLQRCQTQVAGHRWTYLHRAAADPAAPALLLVHGFTGSKENWLPLARALGDRYHLFIPDLPGWAESQRIDGQDYGFVAQAERVAAFAAQCVRGAGSECVLIGHSMGGGIAALAAARHPHVFDRVGLLNAAGVRFADNAFGQAVLDGDNPFAVYDADSLRRYVDTVFLLEPSKPRIPSWAVSSVVAWRRSEAGFEQQVLARIGRSEEAFLPFEEAARIRQPALLLNCVQDAVIDASALALYAERVPQALQVLLDGSGHMSIVEKPTEVAQAIDDLIQRGVPR, encoded by the coding sequence ATGTTGCTGCTGACGTTGTTGCTGTTGCTGGCGTTCGCCGCGCTGGCCGTGGGCTTGGCGCTGCTGGTGGGCGCGGTGCTGGTGTTGCGCAGCAAGCCGGTCCTGCTGGTGCGTCTGGAAAGCCTGCGCCTGCGCTGGGGCAGCGGCCTGCAGCGCTGCCAGACGCAGGTCGCCGGGCATCGCTGGACCTACCTGCACCGCGCCGCGGCCGATCCCGCCGCCCCTGCGCTGCTGCTGGTGCACGGCTTCACCGGCAGCAAGGAGAACTGGTTGCCGCTGGCGCGCGCGCTCGGCGATCGCTATCACCTGTTCATTCCCGATCTGCCCGGCTGGGCCGAGAGCCAGCGCATCGACGGGCAGGACTACGGCTTCGTCGCGCAGGCAGAGCGCGTGGCCGCGTTCGCCGCGCAGTGCGTGCGCGGTGCGGGCAGCGAATGCGTGCTGATCGGGCATTCCATGGGCGGCGGCATCGCCGCGCTCGCCGCCGCGCGCCATCCGCACGTGTTCGATCGCGTCGGCCTGCTCAACGCCGCCGGCGTGCGCTTCGCCGACAACGCCTTCGGCCAGGCGGTGCTGGACGGCGACAATCCGTTCGCGGTGTACGACGCCGACTCGCTGCGCCGCTACGTCGACACGGTGTTCCTGCTGGAGCCGAGCAAGCCGCGCATCCCGTCCTGGGCGGTGTCGTCGGTCGTCGCCTGGCGGCGCAGCGAGGCCGGCTTCGAACAGCAGGTGCTGGCGCGGATCGGACGCAGCGAGGAGGCCTTCCTGCCGTTCGAAGAAGCCGCGCGCATCCGCCAGCCGGCGCTGCTGCTGAACTGCGTGCAGGACGCGGTGATCGATGCCAGCGCGCTGGCGCTGTACGCCGAGCGCGTGCCGCAGGCGCTGCAGGTGCTGCTCGACGGCAGCGGCCACATGTCCATCGTCGAGAAACCGACCGAGGTCGCGCAAGCGATCGATGACTTGATCCAACGAGGAGTCCCCCGATGA